A genome region from Candidatus Hydrogenedentota bacterium includes the following:
- a CDS encoding sugar phosphate isomerase/epimerase, with the protein MKVGMLTAPFDKEPLETVLDFAEDAAIPCLEIVAHPGSKHLDAAKFDAKKAAQLKTALEARQLEISALAYYDVGISDARQTGKVQEHAKKVIDAAALLEVDTVCMLAGFQAGGLSKYDTIAKVLPKVFKPVLAHARKKKVRIALENWFETCLQGIDTFELMFSAIPDDNFGLNYDPSHLYHQECDHLIPVSQFKDRIFHVHAKDTLVDKAIRARVGVYGKGWWRYVIPGFGNINWGELVSHLRINGYDGVLSIENEDSSQVREEGFLRGAVFLEQFC; encoded by the coding sequence ATGAAAGTAGGTATGCTGACGGCCCCCTTTGATAAGGAGCCGCTGGAGACAGTCCTGGATTTTGCCGAGGATGCCGCAATTCCGTGTCTGGAAATCGTCGCCCATCCCGGCAGCAAACACTTGGATGCCGCAAAGTTTGACGCGAAGAAAGCCGCGCAATTGAAGACAGCTCTGGAAGCGCGGCAACTGGAGATCAGCGCCCTCGCCTACTACGACGTGGGCATCTCGGATGCAAGGCAAACGGGGAAAGTCCAGGAACATGCCAAGAAGGTCATCGATGCGGCGGCGCTCCTCGAGGTAGACACCGTGTGCATGCTCGCGGGATTCCAAGCGGGAGGGCTGTCCAAATACGATACGATTGCGAAGGTGCTGCCCAAAGTATTCAAACCTGTATTGGCGCATGCCCGCAAAAAGAAAGTCCGGATCGCGCTGGAGAATTGGTTCGAAACGTGTCTTCAAGGCATTGACACCTTTGAATTAATGTTCTCTGCCATCCCCGACGACAACTTCGGACTCAACTACGACCCAAGCCATCTCTATCACCAGGAATGCGATCACCTCATTCCGGTATCTCAATTCAAGGACCGCATCTTCCACGTTCATGCCAAAGACACACTGGTCGACAAAGCCATCCGCGCGCGCGTCGGCGTCTACGGAAAGGGGTGGTGGCGCTACGTCATCCCCGGGTTCGGCAACATCAACTGGGGCGAATTAGTGAGCCACCTGCGCATCAACGGCTACGACGGTGTGCTGAGTATCGAAAATGAGGACAGCTCTCAAGTTCGTGAGGAGGGATTCCTCCGCGGCGCCGTATTCCTTGAACAATTCTGCTAA
- a CDS encoding alcohol dehydrogenase catalytic domain-containing protein: MLAVVFDGEPRLVNLPVPAPGPGEALIRTLVTGICNTDLEILKGYMGFRGVIGHEFVGIVEQSANPHLMGKRVVGEINCVCRRCRYCQSELSHHCPNRTVLGIQNRNGTLAEYFVLPEENLYMVAEGMPDEVAVFTEPAAAAFRIDEQIDITQNDRVIVLGDGKLAQLIAQVIALRTKKLTCIGKHSWKLDFLRKLHIPVAAATDPVESGADIVVEATGSPEGIARAIELVRPEGTIVLKTTVANGTPMNFSVPVINEINIIGSRCGPFRPALEALMLGTVEVRSLITERYPITEALKALERAAAPGVMKVLVHN, translated from the coding sequence ATGTTAGCGGTTGTGTTCGACGGGGAACCGCGCCTTGTCAATCTCCCCGTACCGGCGCCCGGACCTGGCGAAGCGCTCATACGTACGCTGGTCACTGGAATCTGTAATACCGACCTCGAAATCCTCAAAGGCTACATGGGATTCCGCGGTGTCATCGGACACGAATTCGTCGGGATTGTCGAACAATCGGCCAACCCTCATCTCATGGGCAAGCGCGTTGTGGGCGAAATCAACTGCGTGTGCCGCCGATGCCGCTACTGCCAAAGCGAGTTGTCCCATCACTGTCCCAATCGCACGGTCCTCGGGATTCAAAACCGAAACGGCACACTCGCGGAGTACTTCGTGCTGCCGGAAGAGAATCTCTATATGGTCGCCGAAGGCATGCCGGACGAAGTGGCCGTATTCACCGAACCCGCCGCCGCGGCATTTCGCATCGACGAACAAATCGACATCACGCAGAATGATCGCGTCATCGTGCTCGGCGATGGAAAACTGGCGCAGTTGATCGCGCAGGTAATCGCGCTTCGCACCAAGAAGCTGACGTGTATCGGCAAGCATTCGTGGAAGCTCGACTTCCTGCGCAAGCTCCACATACCCGTCGCAGCCGCCACGGACCCCGTGGAATCCGGCGCGGACATTGTCGTGGAAGCCACCGGATCCCCCGAAGGTATCGCGCGCGCCATCGAGTTGGTGCGCCCCGAAGGGACTATCGTGCTCAAAACCACCGTGGCAAACGGCACACCGATGAACTTCAGCGTCCCGGTCATCAACGAAATCAACATCATTGGATCCCGGTGCGGCCCCTTCCGGCCCGCGCTCGAAGCCCTTATGCTGGGCACGGTTGAGGTACGTTCGCTTATCACCGAGCGCTACCCCATCACCGAGGCGTTGAAAGCCCTGGAGCGCGCCGCCGCCCCCGGCGTTATGAAGGTACTTGTTCACAACTGA
- a CDS encoding sigma-70 family RNA polymerase sigma factor, giving the protein MSDSEIIRRVLSGEDALFSRIVNRYSGYVWAICSSYIRNPADREDVAQETFVECYRKLNTLRQPAAFGRWLSQLARRRCLMWLRAAGRREASLARYEEQIETTADIETHSGSGELRQGIRDAIEGLPDDYREALLLRYAEGYSTEEAASFLGISYAAMRKRIERAHHMLKDRIWNEIEPALAEEKHEDRYVRGILSAIPFGSATWLGTTAPAVTTTAAAATVSSKLALIGGIAVMSKKAMLIGGAIVILLGFGYVAIQKAGVSNTESQGAAVPQKSEKELASTMTETAADVGAQPAIADAATPPDQSKKSTAIPRKPAPPSSVSGHVKDRVGKPIAGADVHVEVGSDRYTNDVIKTFHAKSKEDGSYEVAGIDVFGRANIFGTATGFVMERQHEKIVPGAKLTGIDFSLLEAAYYVAGRVVNESQMPVPGASVDSLYFGYDESGLAHTAKTGQTTGNISGSKFVFAVTDDSGHFALAIPSEGLCDLRVTKEGYGPGFFPSISTGTTNAELVLRAGGAISGVVSDESGKAVAGVNVRVLGEALPGGLETGEVRIQKLPVPTVTVTTDDAGKYLADKLGEDYVYTVSVPAEEKSLGSDDSQDPIRVHIAEAMRELDEGSFGGASARAMKTGIHVKAGVTTTDVNLTIGGPSDAEICGKVTDRTSGKPACPVVVTAALVGGAKEQAKTKYWFQAEAGASAVTHLDGTYELSINNVEQGQRFRISYAFMTEGGSAWEQPDEEVAVFDLNPGDKKQLDFSVDAPMTVPVRYVDTKGGPLEGISAAMRRAGGKGGCGGTLMSDAEGRVTFHGIPGNVSLQAVAWKDTGNDLMTLGVSEPFTGQPGETVPEVVVVCRMPGSIQVMLTFPDGRAVANANVTCEASLADGSAPPIQGMVTTDASGAIQIFDMVPEGTYRGASVSLIDPSTSQPYSASSGGFEVATGAMTDLGTLTVQPEKDLSRVVESADWGRKGNEAIAAVYSKEGLAALSNSGMILKTGFALYDVGKYQDALDVFAQMSAAADNDTMSAVSYIWQGQMLDLLGKRQDAIAAYTTAANMNVTGEMRHDQFGLAYSPSEYAKERLQTPFTRIENQMK; this is encoded by the coding sequence ATGAGCGATTCCGAGATCATCAGGCGAGTTCTTTCCGGTGAAGATGCTTTGTTCAGCCGGATTGTAAACCGGTATAGCGGGTACGTTTGGGCCATTTGTTCCAGCTATATCCGCAATCCGGCGGACAGGGAGGATGTCGCTCAGGAGACGTTTGTGGAGTGTTACCGAAAGCTGAACACGCTTCGGCAACCGGCGGCCTTCGGCCGGTGGCTCAGCCAGTTAGCGCGTAGGCGCTGTTTGATGTGGTTGCGCGCGGCGGGTCGCCGTGAAGCGAGTCTCGCCCGATACGAAGAGCAGATAGAAACCACCGCTGATATCGAGACTCATTCCGGAAGCGGTGAGTTGCGTCAAGGGATTCGCGACGCCATTGAAGGTTTGCCCGACGACTATCGTGAAGCGCTTCTTTTACGGTATGCCGAAGGCTATTCGACAGAAGAGGCGGCATCGTTTCTCGGAATCTCTTACGCGGCGATGCGCAAGCGGATCGAGCGGGCGCACCACATGCTCAAGGACCGGATATGGAACGAGATCGAACCGGCACTTGCCGAAGAGAAACACGAGGATAGATATGTTCGGGGAATCCTCTCAGCCATTCCGTTTGGCAGTGCGACGTGGCTCGGCACAACAGCCCCGGCCGTAACGACAACGGCGGCCGCGGCAACCGTCAGTTCAAAGCTGGCACTGATAGGGGGGATTGCAGTCATGTCCAAGAAGGCAATGTTGATCGGTGGCGCGATCGTAATCTTGCTGGGTTTTGGGTATGTCGCCATACAGAAGGCAGGAGTCTCGAACACTGAGTCGCAGGGCGCTGCTGTTCCTCAGAAGTCTGAAAAGGAACTCGCGTCAACGATGACCGAAACGGCCGCGGATGTTGGCGCTCAGCCGGCAATTGCTGATGCAGCGACACCGCCTGATCAATCGAAGAAGTCCACGGCCATACCGCGAAAGCCCGCGCCGCCGTCGTCTGTTTCCGGCCATGTGAAGGACAGGGTAGGGAAGCCTATTGCAGGCGCGGATGTCCACGTGGAGGTCGGCAGCGATCGTTACACCAATGATGTAATCAAGACGTTTCATGCCAAGTCGAAAGAAGACGGCTCGTATGAGGTGGCGGGCATCGACGTGTTTGGGCGAGCGAACATCTTCGGGACGGCCACGGGTTTCGTGATGGAACGTCAGCACGAGAAGATCGTTCCAGGCGCGAAACTCACTGGCATCGACTTTTCGCTCTTGGAGGCCGCGTACTATGTCGCGGGACGGGTCGTGAACGAGAGCCAGATGCCCGTTCCCGGCGCTTCGGTGGACTCTCTCTATTTTGGGTATGACGAGTCCGGCTTGGCGCACACGGCAAAGACGGGACAGACAACGGGCAACATCAGCGGGTCGAAGTTTGTGTTTGCCGTCACGGATGACAGTGGACACTTTGCCCTTGCGATACCCAGCGAGGGTTTGTGCGATCTGCGGGTGACGAAAGAGGGTTATGGCCCCGGCTTTTTCCCAAGCATCTCAACCGGCACCACTAATGCGGAACTTGTGCTTCGCGCGGGCGGGGCGATATCCGGGGTTGTCTCAGACGAATCGGGTAAAGCCGTTGCCGGTGTGAATGTTCGTGTTCTTGGAGAGGCACTTCCCGGAGGGCTGGAGACTGGAGAGGTGCGAATTCAGAAGCTTCCCGTTCCCACCGTCACGGTGACTACGGACGACGCAGGGAAGTACCTCGCCGATAAACTCGGCGAAGACTACGTATACACTGTGTCCGTTCCTGCTGAGGAGAAGTCGTTGGGCTCGGACGATTCCCAGGACCCCATACGCGTCCACATTGCGGAGGCCATGCGCGAACTCGATGAAGGTTCTTTCGGGGGAGCGAGTGCGCGCGCGATGAAGACGGGTATACACGTCAAGGCAGGAGTGACAACCACCGACGTGAACCTGACGATAGGCGGCCCGAGCGATGCCGAAATTTGTGGCAAGGTGACCGATAGGACCAGCGGTAAGCCGGCCTGTCCGGTCGTAGTCACCGCGGCACTTGTGGGGGGCGCCAAGGAGCAGGCCAAGACGAAGTATTGGTTCCAAGCGGAAGCCGGGGCATCCGCGGTGACGCATCTGGACGGAACGTATGAGTTGTCGATTAACAATGTCGAGCAAGGCCAGCGATTCAGGATCAGCTATGCGTTCATGACAGAAGGAGGCAGTGCGTGGGAGCAGCCCGATGAAGAGGTGGCGGTTTTCGACCTGAATCCCGGGGACAAGAAACAACTCGACTTCAGTGTGGATGCGCCCATGACTGTTCCTGTCCGGTATGTGGATACGAAGGGCGGGCCGCTAGAAGGTATTTCCGCTGCAATGCGCCGGGCAGGGGGGAAAGGTGGTTGTGGCGGGACGCTTATGTCGGATGCCGAGGGGCGCGTTACTTTTCACGGTATACCGGGGAACGTGAGTCTTCAAGCCGTGGCATGGAAGGACACGGGCAATGACCTCATGACGCTTGGCGTCAGCGAGCCGTTCACGGGTCAGCCCGGGGAGACGGTTCCCGAAGTAGTCGTAGTGTGCCGAATGCCCGGCAGCATCCAAGTCATGCTGACCTTTCCGGATGGGCGCGCGGTGGCGAATGCAAACGTGACGTGCGAGGCATCTCTTGCTGACGGCAGCGCGCCGCCTATTCAAGGCATGGTTACGACGGATGCCTCTGGCGCGATCCAAATCTTCGACATGGTTCCTGAAGGCACGTATCGAGGTGCAAGCGTGTCGTTGATCGATCCCAGTACGTCACAACCCTACTCCGCGTCGTCGGGAGGCTTCGAAGTGGCCACGGGCGCCATGACCGACTTGGGCACTCTCACCGTTCAACCAGAAAAAGACTTGTCACGTGTGGTGGAGTCGGCGGATTGGGGCAGGAAAGGAAACGAGGCAATCGCTGCTGTGTACTCCAAGGAGGGTCTGGCGGCGCTAAGTAACTCGGGCATGATATTGAAGACCGGTTTCGCGTTGTATGACGTGGGCAAATACCAAGATGCCTTGGATGTGTTCGCGCAGATGTCCGCGGCCGCCGATAATGACACGATGTCCGCAGTCTCGTACATTTGGCAGGGGCAGATGCTAGACCTGCTTGGGAAACGGCAAGACGCCATCGCGGCGTATACGACGGCCGCCAATATGAACGTGACGGGCGAAATGCGCCACGATCAGTTTGGACTCGCGTATTCACCGAGCGAATATGCCAAGGAACGATTGCAGACGCCGTTTACGCGCATTGAGAACCAGATGAAGTAG